The following coding sequences are from one Primulina eburnea isolate SZY01 chromosome 15, ASM2296580v1, whole genome shotgun sequence window:
- the LOC140814281 gene encoding uncharacterized protein, which yields MAPHRDIESGENFTKNNAVTKKSSSFSMETLGRTLSDISLELINQETLNSNRSKNDLSPISEVEDAKCEGCGMCEECTPEYVKRVREKFSGRMVCGLCSEAVKEEMEKNGGKLEEALCAHVYTCARFNRLGRAYPVLCQAEAMREMLKNRAKSLSPRDKSSASQNKNGLTRSSSCIPDYYKGN from the coding sequence ATGGCCCCTCATAGGGATATCGAATCTGGTGAAAACTTCACAAAAAACAATGCCGTTACTAAAAAATCCTCCAGCTTCTCGATGGAAACCTTAGGTCGAACTTTATCAGACATTTCACTCGAACTTATCAACCAAGAAACCTTAAACTCAAACAGAAGCAAGAACGACCTATCTCCCATATCAGAGGTAGAGGATGCCAAATGCGAGGGCTGCGGTATGTGCGAGGAGTGCACTCCTGAGTACGTGAAAAGGGTGCGTGAAAAGTTCTCGGGGCGCATGGTTTGTGGGCTTTGCTCAGAGGCTGTGAAAGAAGAGATGGAAAAGAATGGCGGGAAACTAGAGGAGGCATTGTGTGCCCATGTCTACACTTGTGCAAGGTTCAACCGTCTCGGTAGGGCATACCCTGTGCTTTGCCAAGCTGAAGCCATGAGAGAGATGTTAAAGAACAGGGCCAAATCTCTTAGCCCTAGGGACAAGAGTTCAGCCTCACAGAACAAAAATGGCCTCACTAGGAGCTCCAGTTGTATTCCGGATTATTACAAAGGAAACTAA